A window of Roseimicrobium gellanilyticum genomic DNA:
GATTCTATCTTCCAGGGTTGTCCCGCGATCTCTGCCGCGACCGCATAGGCGATGTCGCACTTCCGCAGACGACGCTGGATCGCCAAGTCATTTGAGTTCGGTGGGGCAGTAATGCTGTATTCGATGGCGACACGCTTTTGCATCAATGGCAGGAGATGCTGCAAAGCAATGCGGCCACATTTCACCAGTTGTTCCGCGGCGAAGCCCAACTCTATCGTAGGGGTTCCCTCCTGAATGAGCAGCCAATCCTCAGCATCCTCGAAGTCTGAAAGCCAAGCAGTCAATATCTGAGCCTGGATATCGGGCGCCACTTCCTCCCGCTGAGCGAGGAGCAACATCAAGGGCAGGAACCCGTTTGAACCTCGACGCTCCTGCACGAGTTTCCGGAGTTCCTCCCGCTGAGCGGCCACCTCCCGCCAGTCACTGTACTTAAGGAATGAGCTGAAGGTCCAGCCACCCTGGGAATTTCGGCTCAAGTCTTCCATGGAGACTTTTGAAATTCTCCAGTTTGGGTCGGCATTTTCCTTGTAGACCAATGCTGGAATCTCACTGGAGACGCGAGAATCGCCAAGAAAGGCGAGAAGGAACAGGGCACATGCTGTTTTGAGGGCCTGGGATTTTAGCAATGGCATGAGCGGGGGCTGGGATGAACTGAGTTGTGTTCTATCAGGTTCTGCCTTCCTCCGCCAGCTTGGAAAGTGTGGCGACTTCGTCGCGGTGAAGCGTGCAGCAGGCTGCACTTGAGGAAAGCGGCAGCAGGGCTGCGCGCAGTCCAAGGCCTTCGGCACAGCTTCTAAATCGTTACCCTCACGCTCATGCGCTACGTGAGCTGCTGGATTTCTTCTTTGACGCCCTTGATCTGCTACCTCCCATGATTTCAGTGATGAGCGTCGCTTCGCTCCAGCGTTCTCTCTTCCCTCGCCTGCTCACCATGCTCCGTTTCTCGCTCACTACTCCCCTCGCCTGTATAGCTCTGCCACTCGCGGTCCTTGCCGTGGATGACAAGCCACTTGGCAAGCCAGACAGCGCAGGTGGTTTGCAGCCGTATGAGCGGAAGGCGGAGCCGGGCATCGCGCCGGCGTCGCAGGAAGGAACGCAGGTACTGAAACAGCTCGGACTGCCGGCGGGGATGAAGGCGGACCTGTGGGCGGCGGAGCCGGAGCTCGCGAATCCGGTGGCGCTGAGTGTGGATGAGAAGGGACGTGTCTTCGTGGCGGAGACGCATCGGCTCGGGTCCAGTGTGCTGGATATCCGGAACTACATGTTCATGCTGGAGGATGATCTCGCCTGCCGCACGGTGGCGGACCGCATCGCCATGTGTAAGAAACACTTCGGTGAGAAGTTTGCGGACCTGGAGAAGGAGGAGGACTTCATCCGCTTGATGGAAGACCGCGACCACGATGGCAAGGCGGACTTCACGAGCCTATATGCGCGAGGGTTCAACCATGCGGAGGATGGCATTCCCGCAGGCGTGCTGGCGCGTCAAGGCACGGTGTGGGCCACGATCATTCCGAACCTGTGGAAGTTTGATGGGACGAATGACAAGGGCGAGGCGGTGACGAAGAAGTCGCTGAGCTATGGCTATGGTGTGCGCTTTGGCTACACGGGGCATGACATGCACGGGCTCATCCTTGGGCCGGACGGGCGTTTGTATTTCAGCATCGGCGACCGCGCAGCGAATGTGGAGCTGCCGGATGGACGTCGCATCGAGAATGTGGACAGCGGCGCGGTCTTCCGCTGTGAGCAGGATGGCAGCAAGCTGGAGATCATCCACTGGGGTCTGCGCAATCCACAGGAGCTGGCCTTTGACGACCATGGGAATCTCTTCACGGGCGACAATGACTTCGACTACGGGGACACGGAGCGGCTGGTGTATGTGGTGGAGGGTGGCGACAGCGGCTGGCGTGTGGGGTATCAACACCCGCCCATGGGCAAGGAGCGCGTGCCGTGGAAGTCCGAGCAGATCTGGATGTCCTTCAAGAGCAGCCAGGAGAAATACAACGGCGTGCCGAACCCGAAGGTGAATGAAGACCTCGGGGTGCGACCGGCGGCGTATCTGCCTCCGGTCTCGAACATCGGCGATGGTCCCAGCGGTCTGCTCTTTGACACGGGCACGGGGATTTCACCGCAGTTCCGCAACCACTTCCTGCTGTGCCATAGCAAGGGCAGCTATGCGAAGAGTGAGATCCGCGCCTTCACGCTGAAGGAAGATGGCGCGAGCTTCACTCTGGGCGAGACGAAACCCTTCCTGCAATTCATCCACAGCCCGGACCTCGACCTCGCGCCGGATGGTTCTGTCTACGTGCTGGACTGGGCGGAGACGATGAGCAAGACCGCGAAGGGTCGCATCTTCCGCGTGTATGACCCCGCTGTGCTGGCCGACCCGCTCACACTGGAGACGAAGAAGTATCTGGAGGAAGGCATGAAGTCACGTGATGTCGCCGAGCTGACGAAGCTGCTCGCGCATGCCGACCGTCGCGTGCGCATGGAGGCGGAGTTCGAACTTGCGGCGCGTGGGAAGGAAGGGCGTGCGGCGCTGGAGAAGGCGGCGGCGAAGAAGGATGTGGTGGCAGATGCGAGGCTGGCAAGGCTCGCGCGGCTGCATGCCATCTGGGGACTGGGCATTCAGGGGCGCAAGGACACCAGCGCGTGTGAGAGCCTCCCTGCCCTGCTGAAGGATGCGGACAGCGAAGTGCGGGCGCAGGTGGCGAAGGTGCTGGGGGATGTGAAGTACGGGGAGGCGACGGGGGCGCTGGCGATACGGTTGCAGGATGATGCACCACGCGTGCAGTACTTTGCCGCACAAGCGTTGGGCAAACTGAAGGCGAAGCAGGCGGTGACGGGGATCATCGAACTCATCAAGCAGAACAACAACAAGGACGCCTATCTGCGGCATGCGTGTGTGATGGCGCTTTATGGGATGGCCACAAAGTCGAGTGACCTGTTGCCGCCGAAGCAACTGCAACCAGACAGTGCCTTTGATGAAGTCATCATGGACTTCCTGGACGAGTCTATGCGCTCCAATGAACCCGGCGTCCCACTCGCGGTGACCTTGGTCGGGCGCAGGCTACACGGGGGGAGTCATAGATTGCCCGTAGAAGCTGTGTACTGCAAAGCCAAAGACCCAAACGTGCGGGCACAGGTGCGGGCCGAAGCAGCGCGGGTCATCACAGAAGACTTCGCAATATACAATGGCCTCGTCTCTGAGCAGGGAGGAGCCGGCATGTATTTCCCGCTGAATCCCGTCAGCAACGCACGAACGCTTTATGCCTGGTTTCTAATAGATGCCTTTAGTGAAGACCGGGAAAGGGCAGCTGACAGGGATGAGAAGTATGCCCAGAATATGGCGGACGTCGCTGCGGCAATGGATGATGAACATTATACTTTGGAAAACAAGCTCGATGCCCTCACCTACCTCGGTGATTGGGCCACGCCACAGACGCGCAATCGTTTCACGGGCCTCACCTTTACAAAGAAGTGGCAACCTTGTGGAGGGAAGTATGCCATTGATGCCATAGAGGAATACTGGGAGAAACTGATGAGTCCCAAGCAAGACATCCAAGTGCGCGTAGCCGCCGTCGCTGCTGTGCGGAAGCTCAAGGCGGATGGCTTCGCACCGAAGATGGCAGCCATCGTGAAGGACAAGGCTCAGCCTGTGGAACTGCGTCTCGCCGCGTTGGAAGCACTGGGCGACTGGCGAAATGTCGCAGCGCTGAACGAGGCCATCACGGCAGCACAAGAGAGTGGCGAGGCTTCGCTGAAGCGGGCCACGCTGAAGCTGTTGCCGAAGGTGGATGCGGAGCGCGCGGTGGCGGTGTTGGAAGCGACGTTGGATGGCAAGGATGCGGCGGCGCAGCGTGAAGCGCTGGTGGTGCTGGGCACGTTACCAGCGCACGGCAAGGCGGATGCGCTGATCGCGGCACAGGTGGACAGGCTCATCGCGGGCCAGGTGGCTCCGGGAGCGATGCTGGAGGTGATGGAGACGGCGAAGCGTCGTGAGGATGGCGCGGTGAAAGCGAAGCTGCAGCAGTACCTGCAGTCGCTGCCGCAGACACGCACGGCAGCGGCGTTTCCGCAGTTGCTGCAAGGCGGTGATGTGGCTGCGGGGAAGAAGGTCTTCTTCGAGCACACGGCGGCGCAGTGCCTGCGGTGTCACAAGATCGGTGGCAAGGGCAGCGAGGTGGGCCCCACGCTGGATGGCATCAGCAAGAAGCATCCTCGGGAGTACCTGCTGGAGGCCGTGCTGTTCCCCAACAACAACATCGCCCCCGGATTCGAAATGACCATGGTGGTGCTGAAGGATGGCAAGAGCTACGGCGGCATGGTGCGCAAGGAGACGGACACCGAACTGCAACTCAGTGCCCCTGTGCCAAACGCGCCCGTGGACACCGTGAAGAAGGCGGACATCCAGACCCGCGCGCCGGGTATCTCGGCGATGCCGGAGATGATGCAGCAGGTGCTGACGCAGCGGGAGATTCGGGACCTGGTGGCGTATCTGGCTTCACTGAAGTGAAGAGTGCAATGTCAATGCGGGCGGGTTTGGGTGGCCGGAACCTACGGGTGCGCGGCGGGCTGCATTGGATTCAACGCAGAGACACAGAGACGCAGAGGAACTTCGGAGACTGAGAATGCGGCGAAGTTGGGGTGTTTCCTTCAAGAAGGGAGAATCACACGAC
This region includes:
- a CDS encoding DUF7133 domain-containing protein produces the protein MLRFSLTTPLACIALPLAVLAVDDKPLGKPDSAGGLQPYERKAEPGIAPASQEGTQVLKQLGLPAGMKADLWAAEPELANPVALSVDEKGRVFVAETHRLGSSVLDIRNYMFMLEDDLACRTVADRIAMCKKHFGEKFADLEKEEDFIRLMEDRDHDGKADFTSLYARGFNHAEDGIPAGVLARQGTVWATIIPNLWKFDGTNDKGEAVTKKSLSYGYGVRFGYTGHDMHGLILGPDGRLYFSIGDRAANVELPDGRRIENVDSGAVFRCEQDGSKLEIIHWGLRNPQELAFDDHGNLFTGDNDFDYGDTERLVYVVEGGDSGWRVGYQHPPMGKERVPWKSEQIWMSFKSSQEKYNGVPNPKVNEDLGVRPAAYLPPVSNIGDGPSGLLFDTGTGISPQFRNHFLLCHSKGSYAKSEIRAFTLKEDGASFTLGETKPFLQFIHSPDLDLAPDGSVYVLDWAETMSKTAKGRIFRVYDPAVLADPLTLETKKYLEEGMKSRDVAELTKLLAHADRRVRMEAEFELAARGKEGRAALEKAAAKKDVVADARLARLARLHAIWGLGIQGRKDTSACESLPALLKDADSEVRAQVAKVLGDVKYGEATGALAIRLQDDAPRVQYFAAQALGKLKAKQAVTGIIELIKQNNNKDAYLRHACVMALYGMATKSSDLLPPKQLQPDSAFDEVIMDFLDESMRSNEPGVPLAVTLVGRRLHGGSHRLPVEAVYCKAKDPNVRAQVRAEAARVITEDFAIYNGLVSEQGGAGMYFPLNPVSNARTLYAWFLIDAFSEDRERAADRDEKYAQNMADVAAAMDDEHYTLENKLDALTYLGDWATPQTRNRFTGLTFTKKWQPCGGKYAIDAIEEYWEKLMSPKQDIQVRVAAVAAVRKLKADGFAPKMAAIVKDKAQPVELRLAALEALGDWRNVAALNEAITAAQESGEASLKRATLKLLPKVDAERAVAVLEATLDGKDAAAQREALVVLGTLPAHGKADALIAAQVDRLIAGQVAPGAMLEVMETAKRREDGAVKAKLQQYLQSLPQTRTAAAFPQLLQGGDVAAGKKVFFEHTAAQCLRCHKIGGKGSEVGPTLDGISKKHPREYLLEAVLFPNNNIAPGFEMTMVVLKDGKSYGGMVRKETDTELQLSAPVPNAPVDTVKKADIQTRAPGISAMPEMMQQVLTQREIRDLVAYLASLK